The DNA sequence TTAATATCCAATACATTTGGTGTCAGTTTTGCCAAAAGACCTGCTGGTCCTACCATAAATACAACTCCAACCATAACCAGCAGTACAACAGAGAATACACGCATTACATTTTTCATAACCGGTCCCAGATATTTTCCTACAATTTCTGAAATGCTTGCTCCATCATTTCTTACAGATAACATACCACTTAAGAAATCATGTACACCTCCTGCAAAAATCGTACCAAATACAATCCAAAGATATACGCTCGGTCCCCAGATTGCTCCAGATAAGGCTCCAAAGATTGGTCCTAATCCTGCAATGTTCAGCAACTGAATCAAAAATGCACGTCCCGAACCCATTGGTACGTAATCTACTCCGTCTGGATGTTCCATACACGGAGTCTGACGTTCATCCGGTTTAAATACCTTCTCTACGATGGCGCCGTACACAATGTAACCTACAATAAGAATTGCTAACGATACAAAAAAAGATACCATAAAATTACCTCCTTTGTCCAAAAGTCTTTATGCATTTTTAATAATTTATTTATGACTTTTAGTTATTTTTTATACTTTTATGATAATACTTTTTTGTATTATTTCAATTACTTCTGCGTAAACTGCTAATTTTTCTGCATTAACTGTCAAAATTCAAACATTTTTCGCAATTCTTTACATTGATTTCTTCCTATTGGAAAAACTTCTCTTTCTACATACTTAAGACAGACCCCATATCCATTATTATATGAAGGCACAAACTTCTCAATATAGTCTAGATTAATAAGATAACTCTTATAAATTCGAAAAAAATGATATCGTTCCAAACGTTCCTCATAGTAATTCAGCGATTGATTTTGAAAAAAACTTCTATCCTTTAAATGAACTTTACACCCTCTATCCTCTGTACTGATATAAATAATATCTGAAATATCTACAAGTTCTACTCCGGTAGCTTCTGTTATGGTGAGTTTGGAAAATTCCTCTTCCGGCTTTTCTTTCTTAACACTCATACGCTCTTCCATTCGTTTTACTGCCCGTTCTACCTGATCCATAGAATATGGTTTTAACAAATAATCCAATGCGCCTAATTCAAATGCTTTTACTGCATACTCCTGATATGCAGTAGCAAATACCAACGCAAATTCGGGATTTTTCGTAAGTAACATAGAAGCTAAGGTAGTTCCATTCATATCGCCTAACTGAATGTCTACAAATCCCCCATCCAGCACTTCTGTTTCCATAATATGCATCATTTCTTCACAATCTGCAGCTTCTACAATTTTCCAATCCGGTCTGCATTGTTCTAATAAATATCTTAATTCGCTTCTTGCCGGTCGCTCATCATCTACTATAGC is a window from the Roseburia sp. 499 genome containing:
- a CDS encoding LytR/AlgR family response regulator transcription factor → MKIAIVDDERPARSELRYLLEQCRPDWKIVEAADCEEMMHIMETEVLDGGFVDIQLGDMNGTTLASMLLTKNPEFALVFATAYQEYAVKAFELGALDYLLKPYSMDQVERAVKRMEERMSVKKEKPEEEFSKLTITEATGVELVDISDIIYISTEDRGCKVHLKDRSFFQNQSLNYYEERLERYHFFRIYKSYLINLDYIEKFVPSYNNGYGVCLKYVEREVFPIGRNQCKELRKMFEF